In a single window of the Halomicroarcula saliterrae genome:
- a CDS encoding PAS domain S-box protein: MYERFVLSLYVLSGLSTVFIWLAWRKRTDPGGTPMVVFYLALAVGAVAYARDITATTLGTQLLYRQIATVAQGTVAIAWLYAALQYANFDRSLTRRVVGVLSLDPLLLTVGFLLPGVTFFRTPPTGTTGSLLHAQATQLTPLFLLHMGTILVTALAGTLVLIQLFLRSRHLYRTQAAAVLVAALTPWTIALSQQYFLQIPEDATIFAWGISGVAMTAGLYTFKTLDPVPAAQSTIVETMGDGTVVLDMDGRISDINPAAEALLNDGDAPVVGRHIGAVVDGWEALHEGESGHRDWEELSLTVDGDERFLEVETTSFTDRFDDEVGTLVVLRDITDRKRREQRLEQYKLIFDSVTEPVYVLDDDGRILRYNDPFADLVGCDGTALVGEPITVVLGPEPAATDGGFSDRMETTIRTDSGAEVPCELDLAPVALDDGATGRVGIIRDISRRKAIESELAEATERLETLVEASPLAIIAHDTEGVVDVWNPAAESLFGWSADEVRGSTLPIVPAERERELLDHHDRVQSGEPLTGWETELRCKDGQRVPAAVSAAPIRDGDGEVVGTVAIIADISERKARQRQLERQNERLEEFASLVSHDLRNPLQVASGHLALAKTADGDAAAHIEDAEAALDRMETLIEDTLSLAKQGRDIGSTERTPLATLAERAWANVTTEGGSLTLAEPPTVDCDPDRVVELLENLFSNAITHGRPAGGDPVTVTVGPLDGGFYVADDGSGIPDDEADLVFESGFTTEDAGTGLGLDIVQTIADAHGWTVDVTGSEHGGARFEFTGVESR, from the coding sequence ATGTACGAGCGGTTCGTTCTCTCGCTCTACGTTCTCAGCGGACTCTCCACCGTCTTCATCTGGCTGGCCTGGCGCAAGCGCACCGACCCCGGCGGGACGCCGATGGTGGTGTTCTACCTCGCGCTGGCGGTGGGCGCTGTCGCCTACGCCCGCGATATCACCGCGACGACGCTGGGAACGCAGCTGCTCTACCGTCAGATAGCGACCGTCGCACAGGGGACCGTCGCCATCGCGTGGCTCTACGCCGCGCTCCAGTACGCGAACTTCGACCGGTCGCTGACCCGTCGCGTCGTGGGCGTTCTCTCGCTCGACCCGCTGTTGCTCACAGTGGGCTTTCTCCTGCCCGGGGTCACCTTCTTCCGGACGCCGCCGACGGGGACGACCGGCTCGCTACTGCACGCTCAGGCGACCCAGCTCACGCCGCTTTTCCTCCTGCACATGGGGACCATCCTCGTCACCGCGCTGGCCGGGACGCTCGTCCTCATCCAGCTGTTTCTCCGGTCGCGCCACCTCTACCGAACCCAGGCGGCGGCGGTCCTCGTCGCGGCGCTGACCCCGTGGACCATCGCGCTCAGCCAGCAGTACTTCCTCCAGATCCCGGAGGACGCCACTATCTTCGCGTGGGGTATCTCCGGCGTCGCCATGACCGCCGGGCTGTACACGTTCAAGACACTGGACCCGGTTCCGGCCGCACAGTCGACCATCGTCGAGACGATGGGCGACGGCACCGTCGTCCTCGATATGGACGGGCGTATCAGCGACATCAACCCCGCAGCCGAGGCCCTCCTGAACGACGGCGACGCCCCTGTCGTGGGTCGTCACATCGGGGCCGTCGTCGACGGCTGGGAGGCGTTACACGAGGGCGAATCCGGCCACCGCGACTGGGAAGAGCTGTCACTGACCGTGGACGGTGACGAGCGGTTCCTGGAGGTCGAGACGACGTCGTTCACCGACCGGTTCGACGACGAGGTCGGGACCCTCGTCGTACTGCGTGACATCACCGACCGGAAGCGGCGCGAACAGCGCCTCGAACAGTACAAGCTCATCTTCGATTCGGTCACCGAACCGGTGTACGTGCTGGACGACGACGGACGCATCCTCCGCTACAACGACCCCTTCGCCGACCTCGTTGGCTGTGACGGGACGGCGCTCGTGGGCGAGCCGATCACCGTCGTGCTCGGGCCGGAGCCGGCGGCCACCGACGGCGGGTTCAGCGACCGCATGGAGACGACAATCAGGACAGATTCCGGGGCGGAGGTCCCCTGCGAGCTCGACCTGGCGCCGGTGGCGCTCGACGACGGCGCGACCGGCCGGGTCGGCATCATCCGGGACATCAGCCGGCGGAAGGCCATCGAGTCGGAGCTGGCCGAGGCGACCGAGCGGCTAGAGACGCTGGTCGAAGCGTCACCCCTGGCGATAATCGCCCACGACACCGAGGGGGTCGTCGACGTGTGGAACCCCGCGGCCGAGTCGCTGTTCGGCTGGAGCGCCGACGAGGTCCGGGGCTCGACACTCCCCATCGTCCCGGCGGAACGGGAGAGGGAGCTGCTGGACCACCACGACCGCGTGCAGTCGGGCGAACCTCTCACCGGCTGGGAGACGGAGCTGCGCTGCAAGGACGGCCAGCGGGTGCCAGCGGCGGTCTCCGCGGCCCCGATACGGGACGGCGACGGCGAGGTCGTCGGTACCGTCGCGATAATCGCGGACATCAGCGAGCGGAAAGCCCGTCAGCGGCAGCTCGAACGGCAGAACGAACGGCTGGAGGAGTTCGCCAGTCTCGTGAGCCACGACCTCCGGAACCCGCTGCAGGTGGCCAGTGGGCATCTAGCGCTGGCGAAGACGGCCGACGGCGACGCCGCGGCCCACATCGAAGACGCGGAAGCCGCGCTGGACCGGATGGAGACGCTCATCGAGGACACGCTCTCGCTCGCCAAACAGGGCCGTGACATCGGCTCGACGGAGCGGACACCCCTTGCCACCCTCGCCGAGCGGGCGTGGGCGAACGTGACGACCGAGGGCGGCTCGCTGACGCTCGCTGAGCCACCGACCGTCGACTGTGACCCCGACCGCGTCGTCGAACTGCTCGAGAACCTCTTCAGCAACGCGATAACGCACGGTCGCCCGGCCGGAGGCGACCCGGTCACCGTCACCGTCGGTCCGCTCGACGGGGGGTTCTACGTCGCGGACGACGGCTCCGGTATCCCGGACGACGA